From the Palaemon carinicauda isolate YSFRI2023 chromosome 4, ASM3689809v2, whole genome shotgun sequence genome, the window ATGGTGCGgtcacggtcactgtcatacaagcatcctggaccagggtttgaaactcagccggtcagatgctattgtcttagagagatttcgcctcgagactctgatcccgaggtcgttaagcgaatccagacgttaatgtaataaaagatatggctcacttgaaatatgaaaaaatttgcaaaaatttatcatatatatatatatatatatatatatatatatatatatatatatacagtatatatatatatatatatatatatatatatatatatatatatatatatatatatatatatatatatatacagtatatatatatatatatatatatatatatatatatatatatatatatacagtatatatatatatatatatatatatatatatatatatatatatatatatatatatacagtatatatatatatatatatatatatatatatatatatatatatatatatatatacatatatatatatatatatatatatatatatatatatatatatatatatatatatatatatatatatatatatatatatatatatgtatataaatgtacataatatataatgaATTCCAACCCAGCCACTGAGCAGGTCAAGCGAgcatcaacttggtgccggtcccaagcccgagtAAATGTgcagggttggcggcaggaaagccatccggccatgaaaaattagccaaaactaaTATGACtagtggaaattgtgagattagaattaatgctagggtataaatatgatgaagtgtgggacagagggagatggagaacgctggccagaaacatcgacctcacataatgtgggaaaagatgaagaagaagaagaaaatctatTTTACTGATATAACTGACGTCGAAGCAGTTCAACTCTTTGCCAATAACTTGACATGAATACTTTTGGATCTAGCAATCACAAATGCAATTGTAAACGATATATAAAACTTCTGATTGGAAAATTGTTATATTTGAGTTGGTTTCGAAAGCGAACGAGAGAAAAATTTCGTCGACAAGTTTCGACATTTGGGTAAATTGAATGTTTAAGGGCACTTTTGTTCTTTTGAATGACAGCGTCGAAAAAGTAACATTAAACAATTATCTGATTCTAATGGAATCAAACCAGAGcataactttgttattattattattattattattattattattgttgttgttgttgttattattatcgttgttgttgttgttgttgttgttattattattattattattattattgttgttaatattattattgttattattattattattattattattattattattattattgttgttgttgttgttgttattatcgttgttgttattattattattattattattattattgttgttgttgttgttgttattattattattatcacttttattattattattattattattattattattattattattattgtttttgttgttgttgttgttgttgttgttattattattattattattattattatcattattattattattattattattattataatcaatattattattattattattattattattattattattattattattattattatttttattaccattttcattatatttatcattaccattattatcattattattaatatcattattttattgtgCCAGATATCCTACTGAaaacagaagaagaggaaggagtaaTGTCTCGTTCCCGTCACTTCACCATTTACTCCTCCTTGACAACAAAGAATGGCAACATATTGGATTATTTTCTGCATTTCATGTTTCCTATTACTTTGAAGGTAAGAATTTCCTTAATGCCTAATAACTTCATTGATATTCAAAtgaatcccccggatttactggaatcgtcagttaaatactggaatccccttgaaaattaccgaaatcccctacaatatcactgcaaacccttagaaatcgataaataatgtgtgtttttattaaaatacgttattcttatgtttttagcatttatatttttttatttatttgcaggtagaaccttgtttagtggttgtgacctgggaaggtttgagaccttggaagggggtccgggggcttgcccccggctaggggttgtgacctgggaagggggtccgtggaactactaggttaggttaggagggtttgttaggttctgtacccttttgtacccttttatatattgtgtaaagggtataaaaaaaatgctttaaaatacacattttatttaattaatttactacaaaataatgtaaattaataaaaacatattatttatcgatttctaagggttcgcagtgatattgtaggggatttcggtaattttcaaggggattccagtatttaactgacgattccagtaaatccggggatTCTAGTAATTCGTGGTACCCTTTCGTTTCATGTATACATGACATAATGATTTGATAGAAACTATCATTTATGTTTTGCCAACTCCTGTATCTAAGAATTATTGAAAGTTGAGTAGTGGGAAATCAGAATTGAGTGAACTTCATCatcttgattttcagaaaccttagttcagttaatatatgatacattaataGGTTGATacatgatacattaatttctagttATGTAATCAGTCTGAGAAAATATGGTTTATGGATTAACAGTTACCAAACCTAACCTAAGCctcccttacctacccttacccaaGCCACTCCCCCTTACACACCCTTACAGTACCTATCCTAAGCCTCCATCATCTTGACCATTCCCTTACCTGACTTATTCTTACCTACCCTACCCTCGCCGTACCTAGCCTTCTCTTACCTATCCTTGCCTTATCTTACCTATCATTGCCTTATCTTACCTATCATTGCCTTACCTAGCCTTGCCTTACCTATCCTTGCCTTACCTATCCTCGCCTTACTTATGCTTGCCGTACCTAGCCTTGCCTTCCTTATCCTCGCTGTACCTAGCCTTGCCTTACTTATTCTTGCTGTACCTAGCCTTGCCTTCCTTATCCTCGCTGTACCTAGCCTTGCCTTACATATTCTTGCCGTACCTAGCCTTGCCCTCCTTATCCTCGCTGtacctagccttaccttacctaTCCTTGCCGTACCTAGCCTTGCCTATCCTCGCCgtaaccagtcaaaagaccccataactatctagtggtagtatctcaacgggtagttgaatcggtagaacttcaaaagttcaaacttgaagcgaatgtttatatgttgaaccggctgacatcaatctctttatatcttatatatgaaagctctgttttaatgttgttaccgttattaaagtattttatttcaattgttcattacttctcatgtagtttacttatttcctttttttctttcctcacgggctattttgacctgttagagtccttgggcttacagtatcctgcttatccatctagggttgtagtctagctaataataataataataataataataataataataataataataataataataatattatggctcattgtgtgaattggacattttgcttgaccgtgaccctgacctttgaccttgtaatatatatatatatatatatatatatatatatatatatatatatatatatatatatatatatatatttatatatatatatatatatatatatatatatatatatatatatatatatatatatatatatatatatatttatatatatatatatatatatatatatatatatatatatatatatatatatatatccatttctgagtgagtatcccttaatgtggtgaaaaggtttgtgttttgctatgatcagcaaatctatactAGCTAGGGCTACCAATTGCCATAtgatttgctgtaagtgatcatacgaaaatctcccaccatcaccaatccatactggccaccttaatgaagaaaactggccaaaccccagtcatgaataaaagcatatctgaggcctttgtcctgcagcggactatgaaatttttttttcatttatatatatatgtatatatatatatatatatatatatatataaaatatatatctataactatatatacagtatatatatgtgaatatatatatatatatatatatatatatatatatacagtatatatatatatatacacacatatactgtatatgtgtatatatatatatatatatatatatatatatatatatatatatatatatatatattatatgcacaaaaaaaatcagggaaaagaagagaagcTGCTGCTTTGACGAGCTGAGAAAATATGCTGGTATAAATTGGAATAGAAATACCATATACAGAGAAGAGTGGAAGgacaaatctgaggcctttgtcctgcagttgatgaccaacaatggctgatgatacacacacatatatatatatatatatatatatatatatatatatatatatatatatactgtatatatatatatatatatatatatatatatactgtatatatatatatatatatatatatatatatatatatatatatatatatatatatatatatatatatatatgtatatatatatatatatatatatatatatatatatatatatatatatatatatatatttaatcataggcATGGGTTTTAGCGTATGCAAATAACAATAGAATTTCGATTACACATTCCAAAGATTTGTGAAGAAATGGAAAGACCTTGGAATTTTCAAAGAAATTCTTCTGAAGACGAAAAAATCTCAGATGGCGGAGAAGAAAACCTTTCCTGCAGGAAAAAGAACTAGAGGCGCTTAGCCTACTTCATTTGAAGTTGCTCCGGTTGGATCTGTGTTGCCTTTTGAACCTCCGTGGAAGATTCTTGGAATTCTCAAAGAAATTGTTTTGAAGACAAAAAGAATTTCTGATGGCGGAGAAGAAAACCATTCCTGCAGAGAAAAGAACTAGAGGCGCGCTTAGCCTACTTCATTTGAAGTTGCTCCGGTTGGATCTGTGTTGTCTTCTGAAGCTCCGTGGAAGATTCTTGGAATTCTTTAAGAAATCGTTTTGAAAACGAAAAGAATTTCGACTGAGATTAGTTGAAAAATAcgcttttatgaataaaaatgaaaggaatacaaaagagagagagagagagagagagagagagagagagagagagagagagagagagagagagagagacccaatctaTTCCCGCAGAATTGCCGTGACGAGAAAAGTCTTCAGAAACCGGCTACGATAATGAACTCGGAGTCTTTCCTGAAGACGCTGGAGAATCTTTGAAGACTTAAGGTTTTTAATAATATACCTCCGACAGACAATTTGTAATCATCATAGAACAATGGCTGCATTGACCAATTAcgtattgtttgttattattcaGAATATGTTATGCGTTATCAACTTGGACGGCAGTATGGAAACTTTAGTTTCCCGTCTGTTTGTAAATGATTTATACAATTTCATGTTCGTCGGATCACTGTTTCTACTTGGCAAAATGGACGAATCGGAGGAGATAATTACCATGGAAGGTGAACAAGCACCTTCAAACGAATCACTTAACCTGGACACGGATCAAGAGGAGGCAACAGGATACAAGCAGAGGGTGGAGAGGTTGAAAATGTTTCAACCTGGAAAAGCTACTGACGCAAGGAAAAATAAAGACGGAGAGTTTGCAGGGAAAGAAAACCAAACAGATCTCTTCAAGAAGGAAATAGAAGATCTCCAGGAGAAATTAAGAGAAAGAGATTCGACTATTGCCCGAATGAAAGAGGAGATCGGGGTGAGGACGAGGCAAACCGAGCAGTTACAGGACCGGttgattgaagaagaaagaaggtcCAACCAACTAGAGCGAAAATGTAATCGCTATGCAAAGATACTCGAGGAAAAGCTAGTTCAAATTCGCCACTTTGAAAAAGAACAAGAGAATCGCAATGAAAAAAATCGATCGCTTGCGAAAGGACCTTGAAACAATAGTAACTGAAATGGACAAAACTAAAGATAATTTGCAAGAAAAAGTGTATATGATAGACGAAATTCTAGAATATAACGGgagaattgaaaatgaatatgaaggaaaagtaGAGGAGGGTGAAGTTCAGAAATTTGAGAAGGAAATCGGATTTTGGCAGAAGGAAGCAATGAAAGTTAAAGAAGAGTTGAAGTTCACTAAGGAAGAATTACAGGAAGAAAATGCACTCCGGAAAAGGCTAGAAAATCAGCTAAACCTAATGAAGAGAGAGGAGACATTTAGAGATGTGACTGGTCACCCGACAGAAGAAGAAAGCAAAGACGAAATTGAGAGAAAAAGGAAGGAAACGCAAGATATGAAACATAGACTTAGGGAAGAAGTGGAACTAAACAGGATAAAGGACAATAAAATCCAACAGCTTGAAgaggaaaaactggaaaaggaagtTACAAATAAATATTGGGAAAAAGAAACACTCAAAATAGACGAAGAGTTGCAAGAGACTAAATCAGAATTGCAACGAGAAAAGACAGTAAGAAAGGTATTAGAAGAAGAGCTAAATCTTGCTAAGCAAGAAACAGAAGAACTTAGGAGAGATAAATTGATAGCAAAAACTAGAGTTgataatgttgaaaaattatttgaaggtAGAGATGATTTTTGAAAGAAAGACAACAGAACTAAAAATAGttggagaagagaaagaaaagctaaaagaggagttaatgaaagaAGAGACAGTAAGAAAAGGATTCGAAAAAGAGCTAAATCTAGCTAGGCAAGTAGCAGAAGAACTTAGGCAAGATAAATTGAGAGCAAAAACTAGACTTGAAAATGTTGAAAGATTATTTGAAGAAGTAGAGATGATTGATGAAAGAAAGACAACAGAACTAGAAATAgtggaagaagagaaagaaaagctaaaagaggagttaatgaaagaAGAGACAGTAAGAAAAGGATTCGAAAAAGAGCTAAATCTAGCTAGGCAAGTAGCAGAAGAACTTAGGCAAGATAAATTGAGAGCAAAAACTAGacttgaaaatgttgaaaaattatttgaagtaGAGATGATTGTTGAAAGAAAGACAACAGAACTAGAAATAgttgaaaaagagaaagaaaagctaaaagaggagttaatgaaagaAGAGACAGTAAGAAAGGTATTAGAAGAAGAGCTAAATCTTGCTAAGCAAGAAACAGAAGAACTTAGGCAAGATAAATTGAGAGCAAAAActagacttgaaaatgatgaaaaattatttgaagaagtaGAGATGATTGATGAAAGAAAGACAACAGAACTAGAAATAgtggaagaagagaaagaaaagctaaaagaggagttaatgaaagaAGAGACAGTAAGAAAAGGATTCGAAAAAGAGCTAAATCTAGCTAGGCAAGTAGCAGAAGAACTTAGGCAAGATAAATTAAGAGCAAAAACTAGACTTGAAAATGTTGAAAGATTATTTGAAGAAGTAGAGATGATTGATGAAAGAAAGACAACAGAACTAGAAATAgtggaagaagagaaagaaaagctaaaagaggagttaatgaaagaAGAGACAGTAAGAAAAGGATTCGAAAAAGAGCTAAATCTTGCTAAGCAAGAAACAGAAAAACTTAGGAGAGATTTATTGATAGTAAAAACTTTAGCTgataatgttgaaaaattatttgaagaagtaGAGATAATGGTTGAAAGAAAGACAACAGAACtgaaaatagttgaagaagagagagaaaggctaaaagaggagttaatgaaagaggagggattaaggaaagaaaaagaggatCAAATAGATAACCTTCAAAGAACAAAATAGGATAAAGGACAATAAGATTCAACAGCTTGAAGAGGAGAAATTGGAAAAGGAAGTTACAAATGAATATTGGGAAAAAGAAACACTCAAAATAGATGAAGAGTTGCAAGAGACTAAGTCCAAATTGCAACGAGAAGAGACAGTAAGAAAAGGATTCGAAAAAGAGCTAAATCTAGCTAGGCAAGTAGCAGAAGAACTTAGGCAAGATAAATTGATAGCAAAAACTAAAGTTGATAATCTTGAAAAATCATTTGAAGAATTAGAGATCATTATTGAAAGAGAGACAACAGAACtaaaaatagttgaagaagagaaagaaaagcttaaagaggagttaatggaagaggaaagactaaggaaagaaagagaggaacaaatagctattctcaaaaaa encodes:
- the LOC137639757 gene encoding uncharacterized protein, with the protein product MDKTKDNLQEKVYMIDEILEYNGRIENEYEGKVEEGEVQKFEKEIGFWQKEAMKVKEELKFTKEELQEENALRKRLENQLNLMKREETFRDVTGHPTEEESKDEIERKRKETQDMKHRLREEVELNRIKDNKIQQLEEEKLEKEVTNKYWEKETLKIDEELQETKSELQREKTVRKVLEEELNLAKQETEELRRDKLIAKTRVDNVEKLFEGRDDF
- the LOC137639758 gene encoding trichohyalin-like — translated: MKEETVRKGFEKELNLARQVAEELRQDKLRAKTRLENVERLFEEVEMIDERKTTELEIVEEEKEKLKEELMKEETVRKGFEKELNLARQVAEELRQDKLRAKTRLENVEKLFEVEMIVERKTTELEIVEKEKEKLKEELMKEETVRKVLEEELNLAKQETEELRQDKLRAKTRLENDEKLFEEVEMIDERKTTELEIVEEEKEKLKEELMKEETVRKGFEKELNLARQVAEELRQDKLRAKTRLENVERLFEEVEMIDERKTTELEIVEEEKEKLKEELMKEETVRKGFEKELNLAKQETEKLRRDLLIVKTLADNVEKLFEEVEIMVERKTTELKIVEEERERLKEELMKEEGLRKEKEDQIDNLQRTK